A region of Fibrobacter succinogenes subsp. succinogenes S85 DNA encodes the following proteins:
- a CDS encoding LlaJI family restriction endonuclease yields MIFLFEEFPYASSFLQNVIGFDESKKQSECGFNTKKDSSEIKIEGVGYCFYNSQPVFVLPKVFVENETNAFGEKIDKDGKDIFGDIEKKDSINQDQRRFLASLSVWLYSAIDKYKKQGGGNTGVKTPVQKESRDFKENDRYATLLDIISNMELFYKKNQSLFVFIAKNKHCGNHKINWQRTVNKKTPFIQDDIPIYLNPVNKVKVFDLDDRLLVLYFSAMKYIQETFGYDMPQNEFYQPLRANEMERLLENEHGLRELHRIKYKYFDDRLLRLYNIMEAFFRWGARYKSKDKKVKEYLIVNSFNNVFEAMVDDLIGDQGKDIEALKNNKDGKIVDHLYKEKSLFASDSENDLIWCIGDSKYYKDAHDLDPKSIAKQYTYAKNILQYFFSGNYVERECLSERDNIAIHAGDVHKGVRYRDPLTEGYNVVPNFFIRGEIPEFKKEKEKEQYKEPYFRTETTGKNAKLIRKDSQDLWRNRNRHFTNRLFDRDTLFLQVYNINFMFVLKSYVSKNSVSCEKFKSEARALFREKFSDLLNEKYAFWRIKPIAGLAHDGMSAEQSFVDKYFRLLVGKIFKPYNFDGLILALEKQGDGDRIACLDYDILGKIQVDCDVNEMSLDIAQ; encoded by the coding sequence ATGATATTCCTTTTTGAAGAATTTCCATATGCTTCGAGTTTTTTGCAAAACGTTATTGGCTTTGACGAATCAAAAAAACAAAGTGAATGCGGTTTTAATACAAAAAAAGATAGCAGTGAAATAAAGATAGAAGGAGTTGGTTATTGTTTTTACAATAGCCAACCTGTCTTTGTTTTGCCTAAGGTGTTTGTTGAAAATGAAACGAATGCTTTTGGGGAAAAGATTGATAAAGATGGCAAAGATATTTTCGGCGATATAGAAAAAAAAGATTCTATAAATCAAGACCAACGTCGTTTTTTAGCTTCGTTGTCTGTTTGGCTTTATTCGGCCATAGATAAGTATAAAAAACAGGGTGGAGGAAATACTGGAGTTAAGACTCCCGTTCAAAAGGAATCTCGAGATTTTAAGGAAAACGATCGTTACGCCACGTTGCTTGATATCATAAGCAATATGGAGTTGTTTTACAAAAAGAATCAATCGCTTTTTGTTTTTATTGCCAAAAATAAACATTGCGGAAACCATAAAATAAATTGGCAACGTACTGTTAATAAGAAAACTCCATTTATTCAAGACGATATTCCGATATATCTAAATCCTGTGAATAAAGTTAAGGTGTTTGATTTAGATGATCGCTTATTAGTCTTGTATTTTTCAGCAATGAAATATATCCAAGAGACATTTGGATATGACATGCCTCAAAATGAATTTTATCAGCCGCTCAGGGCGAATGAAATGGAACGGCTTTTAGAAAACGAGCATGGCTTGCGAGAGCTGCATCGTATTAAGTATAAATACTTTGATGATCGGCTTCTTAGGCTTTACAATATCATGGAGGCTTTCTTTCGGTGGGGGGCTCGTTATAAGTCTAAAGACAAAAAGGTTAAGGAGTATTTGATTGTCAATTCATTCAACAATGTATTTGAGGCGATGGTTGATGACCTTATAGGAGATCAAGGTAAAGATATTGAGGCTTTGAAAAATAACAAAGATGGAAAAATTGTTGATCATCTGTATAAAGAAAAATCCCTTTTTGCTTCGGATTCTGAGAATGATTTGATATGGTGTATTGGTGATAGTAAATATTATAAAGATGCTCATGATTTGGATCCCAAATCTATAGCAAAACAATATACATACGCCAAGAACATTCTACAGTATTTTTTCTCTGGCAATTATGTTGAGAGAGAATGCTTGAGTGAAAGAGACAATATTGCAATACATGCTGGTGATGTTCATAAAGGTGTTCGTTATAGAGATCCGCTGACTGAAGGATATAACGTAGTTCCCAATTTCTTTATTCGTGGCGAGATTCCTGAATTTAAAAAGGAAAAAGAGAAGGAACAATATAAAGAACCGTATTTTAGGACAGAAACGACTGGAAAAAACGCTAAATTGATTAGAAAAGATTCGCAGGATTTATGGAGAAATCGTAATCGGCATTTTACAAACAGGCTTTTTGATAGAGATACACTTTTTTTACAGGTGTATAACATCAATTTCATGTTTGTTTTAAAATCTTACGTATCTAAGAATTCTGTTTCGTGCGAAAAATTTAAAAGTGAAGCACGTGCTTTATTCCGTGAAAAATTTTCGGATTTGTTAAACGAAAAATATGCATTTTGGCGTATAAAGCCTATTGCCGGATTGGCTCATGATGGAATGTCCGCAGAACAGTCTTTTGTAGATAAATATTTTAGATTGCTTGTTGGAAAAATCTTCAAGCCCTATAATTTTGATGGGCTGATTTTGGCATTGGAAAAGCAAGGTGACGGTGATAGAATAGCATGTTTAGATTATGATATTTTGGGTAAAATACAAGTAGATTGTGATGTGAACGAGATGAGTCTCGATATTGCACAGTAA
- a CDS encoding NADAR family protein produces the protein MPIKVTDKHVFFYHEWLSNFWNAPFEYKGRTFFCNEQAFMWEKAVLFGDKVMEEKILVASTPQEAKRLGRKVTPFDKEKWDSVRYQVMLDINYAKYSQVEDCKNRLLDPEFDGHAFVEASPRDRIWGIGLSVTNPNIDDPANWRGAISLERSSPRFATGWSRKRILRSPTVHFPIFSKQII, from the coding sequence ATGCCTATCAAAGTTACAGACAAACACGTATTCTTTTACCATGAATGGCTTTCTAACTTCTGGAATGCTCCGTTCGAATACAAGGGACGCACCTTCTTTTGCAATGAACAGGCGTTCATGTGGGAAAAGGCGGTGCTGTTCGGTGACAAGGTGATGGAAGAAAAGATCTTGGTCGCAAGCACACCGCAAGAGGCTAAGAGGCTGGGCCGCAAGGTGACCCCGTTCGACAAAGAGAAGTGGGATTCCGTCCGTTATCAGGTGATGCTTGATATCAACTACGCCAAGTACAGCCAGGTGGAAGATTGCAAGAACCGCCTTCTTGATCCTGAGTTCGACGGGCACGCGTTTGTCGAAGCTTCGCCCCGTGATAGAATTTGGGGTATCGGGTTGTCCGTGACCAATCCGAACATCGACGACCCTGCAAATTGGAGGGGCGCAATCTCCTTGGAAAGGTCATCACCGAGGTTCGCGACCGGTTGGTCCAGGAAAAGAATTCTCCGTAGTCCAACTGTCCATTTTCCGATATTTTCCAAACAAATAATTTGA
- a CDS encoding macro domain-containing protein: MPLRIVRNDISRVRADAIVNSANKNPVCGGGAEYHIYEAAGYDKLLAAREKIGVLDVAEVAVSSAFALKAKYLIHVVGPKWNGGESGETSALASCYRRALEKALELGCESIAFPLISSGVFRFPKDSALKIALQAIGEFLQSHEMDVQLVVFDRKAFDVSEELCDDIRAYIDDNYVRERYSGVRESARWNENGVSADFEKCDFYENSFVVFNRAEASHAIYEQEEKSLEEMLATAGETFCGKLFSIIREKNLDDVEIYKRANLDRKHFSKIRSNLHYRPTKKTALALAIALRLNLDEAKDLLSRAELALSPSNKGDLIVSYFITHKKYDIWEINSMLFKFGQPTLGA, from the coding sequence ATGCCTTTAAGAATTGTCCGTAACGATATTTCGAGAGTCCGCGCTGACGCTATTGTCAATTCCGCCAACAAGAATCCTGTTTGCGGTGGTGGCGCCGAATATCATATTTATGAGGCGGCGGGGTATGACAAGCTGTTGGCGGCCCGTGAAAAGATCGGCGTGCTTGACGTGGCCGAAGTTGCGGTTTCGTCTGCGTTTGCGTTGAAGGCGAAATACCTGATTCACGTTGTGGGGCCAAAGTGGAATGGTGGCGAATCAGGCGAAACGTCCGCTCTTGCGAGCTGTTACCGCAGAGCTCTTGAAAAGGCTCTGGAACTGGGGTGCGAGTCTATTGCGTTTCCGCTGATATCGAGCGGTGTGTTCCGTTTTCCTAAAGACAGCGCGTTGAAAATTGCGTTGCAGGCAATTGGCGAGTTTTTGCAATCTCACGAAATGGATGTGCAGTTGGTCGTGTTTGACCGCAAGGCGTTTGATGTTTCCGAAGAGCTTTGCGATGACATCCGAGCGTATATTGATGATAATTACGTTCGCGAAAGGTACAGTGGTGTTCGTGAATCTGCTCGTTGGAATGAAAATGGGGTTTCGGCTGATTTTGAAAAATGCGATTTTTATGAAAATAGTTTTGTAGTTTTTAATCGCGCGGAGGCCTCTCATGCTATTTACGAGCAGGAGGAAAAAAGCCTTGAAGAAATGCTTGCGACTGCCGGTGAAACTTTTTGCGGCAAGCTTTTCAGCATCATTCGCGAAAAGAATCTGGACGATGTTGAGATTTACAAGAGGGCAAATCTTGACCGAAAGCATTTTTCAAAGATTCGCAGCAATTTGCATTACAGGCCTACCAAAAAGACAGCTTTGGCGCTTGCCATCGCTTTGCGTCTAAATTTGGACGAAGCAAAGGATTTGCTTTCGCGTGCTGAACTTGCGCTTTCGCCATCCAATAAGGGCGACTTGATTGTTTCCTATTTTATCACGCACAAAAAGTACGATATTTGGGAAATCAACAGTATGTTGTTTAAGTTCGGGCAGCCGACTCTCGGCGCGTAA
- a CDS encoding McrB family protein yields MPIYRGRRVKDFWIAAIKYMYETDQFECIWPFMHEKNSSITGEDGVNRPFKSVHYINGGFARYVFAIFAPRTIEDVDSGRIKRWLRTPTFNKDGITYYLTSQVGSTDRDLEVFNSIFAPYGISVRKYPDGNLVLDSIDQNAVRRENEADQIENHANGEGEGAGNAQISERCLQKIFFGAPGTGKSHKIEKGLFVDNNQQLYGLEKIPEDRKFRTTFHPDYDYAQFVGAYKPKRSGDGSITYSFVPQVFAKAYVTAWVKYLEAKIDREQAADGVENEVDDNVYLIIEEINRGNCAQIFGDIFQLLDRAPNGISEYSIDADYDFAEYIKDSLSHAREGVFDKYVLEYHLEDCKIMLPPNLNILATMNTSDQSLFPMDSAFKRRFDWNYVPINYNHREANFVIEVGPRKYNWLTFLTKINENVYSVTKSEDKQMGEFFIKPKDGGRTIKFDEFRSKVLFYLWDSVYKDEDGNEEAKKVFHFDDDAKTVTFQTLFEKDVPAQQALVDKIMQNLGVPSIGPAIQVAPNAAAAAEALAEGNNDGGDEGQV; encoded by the coding sequence ATGCCGATTTATAGAGGTCGTAGAGTTAAGGATTTTTGGATAGCAGCAATAAAGTATATGTATGAAACTGACCAGTTTGAATGTATTTGGCCGTTTATGCATGAAAAAAATAGTTCTATTACGGGAGAAGATGGTGTAAATCGGCCATTTAAAAGCGTTCACTATATAAACGGTGGTTTTGCTAGATATGTTTTTGCGATTTTTGCTCCGCGTACTATAGAAGACGTAGATTCTGGGCGCATAAAACGTTGGCTTCGTACTCCTACGTTTAATAAGGATGGGATAACTTATTATTTGACGAGTCAAGTTGGCTCTACAGATAGGGATTTGGAGGTCTTTAATAGCATTTTTGCTCCGTATGGAATTTCTGTAAGAAAATATCCGGATGGAAATTTGGTATTGGATTCAATTGATCAAAATGCAGTGCGTCGCGAAAATGAAGCAGATCAAATAGAGAATCATGCTAATGGTGAGGGAGAAGGCGCTGGAAATGCTCAAATCTCCGAGAGATGCTTGCAAAAAATTTTTTTTGGAGCTCCTGGTACAGGTAAATCTCATAAAATTGAAAAAGGTTTGTTTGTAGATAATAATCAACAGTTGTATGGATTGGAAAAAATTCCAGAAGATCGAAAGTTTCGTACAACATTTCATCCTGATTATGATTATGCGCAATTTGTTGGTGCGTACAAGCCGAAAAGAAGTGGTGATGGTTCAATAACTTATTCGTTTGTTCCGCAAGTATTTGCAAAAGCCTATGTTACGGCATGGGTAAAATATCTTGAAGCGAAAATTGATCGTGAACAAGCCGCGGATGGTGTTGAAAATGAGGTGGATGATAATGTCTATCTTATTATTGAAGAAATTAATCGTGGTAATTGTGCTCAAATTTTCGGTGATATTTTTCAATTATTAGATCGTGCACCGAATGGCATTTCAGAATATTCTATAGATGCAGATTATGATTTTGCAGAATATATTAAGGATTCCCTAAGTCATGCCCGCGAGGGTGTTTTTGATAAATATGTTTTAGAGTACCATCTTGAAGATTGTAAAATTATGTTGCCCCCCAATTTAAATATCCTTGCAACAATGAACACGAGCGACCAATCGTTATTCCCGATGGATAGTGCTTTTAAGCGTCGTTTTGATTGGAATTATGTACCAATAAATTATAATCACCGCGAAGCTAATTTTGTCATAGAAGTAGGTCCTCGAAAATATAATTGGCTGACATTCTTGACAAAGATTAATGAAAACGTCTATTCGGTGACCAAGAGCGAAGATAAGCAAATGGGCGAATTTTTCATAAAGCCTAAAGATGGGGGACGGACCATTAAGTTTGATGAATTCCGTTCTAAAGTCTTGTTCTATTTGTGGGATTCTGTTTATAAGGATGAAGATGGAAATGAGGAAGCGAAAAAAGTTTTCCATTTTGATGATGATGCTAAAACAGTAACTTTCCAAACGCTTTTTGAAAAAGATGTTCCTGCACAACAAGCTCTTGTAGATAAAATTATGCAAAACTTAGGAGTCCCTTCTATTGGCCCTGCAATTCAAGTAGCACCTAATGCTGCCGCTGCTGCAGAAGCCCTTGCTGAAGGTAATAATGATGGCGGTGATGAAGGGCAAGTTTAG
- a CDS encoding sigma-70 family RNA polymerase sigma factor, which produces MVNTINESYAHFDDVQLVNMTQNGNFDALSELWIRHVDFIKKVTLNQYYKIRPDFSEDFLNSEKLWSYRLGSSYINLAKAAETYDSNYSVPFLAYFAMKNKYAFKDEKSFNTEMSMRNSYCENYDSYEFRDQDDDMTEIVNSIEKCLSGNERLRAFFKKYVATFDELGYVSQTDMAKIMGISRQMINTNFKKIRFIAEENGLEKEFADFLSAQDEARNCIQKLYLGNRYS; this is translated from the coding sequence ATGGTAAATACAATTAACGAAAGTTACGCTCATTTTGACGATGTTCAACTTGTGAACATGACGCAGAATGGCAATTTTGACGCTCTGTCGGAACTGTGGATCCGGCATGTGGATTTTATCAAGAAAGTCACCCTTAACCAGTATTATAAAATTCGTCCGGATTTTTCTGAGGACTTTTTGAATTCCGAAAAACTCTGGAGTTACCGTTTAGGCAGTTCTTATATTAACTTGGCTAAGGCTGCCGAAACTTATGATTCCAATTATAGCGTGCCGTTTCTTGCGTATTTCGCGATGAAGAACAAGTATGCGTTTAAGGATGAGAAGTCGTTTAATACCGAGATGTCGATGAGGAACTCTTATTGTGAGAATTATGATAGTTATGAGTTCCGAGATCAAGATGATGATATGACGGAAATCGTGAACTCCATTGAAAAATGTCTTAGTGGAAATGAAAGGCTTCGAGCATTCTTTAAAAAGTATGTAGCGACGTTTGACGAGCTTGGCTATGTCAGCCAGACCGACATGGCAAAGATTATGGGAATTTCACGTCAGATGATTAATACAAATTTCAAGAAGATTCGCTTTATCGCCGAAGAAAATGGTCTGGAAAAAGAATTTGCGGATTTCCTCTCCGCTCAAGATGAGGCACGGAATTGTATTCAAAAATTGTATTTGGGTAACCGCTATTCGTAA
- a CDS encoding BspA family leucine-rich repeat surface protein, with protein sequence MNQHEKVIARDRDHLLQLIEEAFEEEGENCDLNFIDVSQVTDMHDLFADRGFRGNISEWNVSNVETMAGMFSGDGPILNLDTGKEEERIPFNLDIGNWDVSSVTNMNHMFGGSNFNGDISRWNVSNVETMAGMFRESLFDGDISNWDVSKVRNMAGMFDKSRFTGDISRWNMSNVTNLESMFGSSALEDVGEPPAYYKKEGEVINDNFVFEFVQSYLSNDYKKDLQFIFEKNETAEKWLLRGIDLERVKARNQASASEDPIRNFVFSGVFLFQLLVYIILWDDEVHNERCKRTNEEPYENSFTYDNLVAFLENSGWADFGLDIYKEFTMAYPLCGLVPDGVHEVIDRYGLMKSMRKDCTHRFTLACVFLAMHGVLQTELKKLDIPDDVLERILCLARGYASEMLNRLFYLVQL encoded by the coding sequence ATGAACCAGCACGAAAAAGTCATCGCTCGCGACCGCGATCATTTGCTACAACTTATTGAAGAGGCTTTCGAAGAAGAAGGCGAAAATTGCGACTTGAATTTTATCGATGTGTCGCAAGTGACGGACATGCATGATTTGTTTGCCGATCGAGGTTTTAGGGGAAACATCAGCGAATGGAATGTCTCGAATGTGGAAACAATGGCGGGCATGTTTTCTGGAGACGGCCCGATCCTGAATCTTGATACCGGGAAAGAAGAAGAACGGATTCCGTTCAATCTCGATATCGGCAATTGGGACGTCTCAAGTGTGACAAATATGAATCACATGTTCGGTGGCTCAAATTTTAATGGCGACATTAGCCGTTGGAATGTTTCGAATGTGGAAACAATGGCGGGCATGTTTAGAGAATCCCTATTTGACGGGGATATCAGCAACTGGGATGTGTCCAAAGTCCGGAATATGGCGGGAATGTTTGATAAGTCCCGGTTTACAGGTGATATCAGCCGCTGGAATATGTCAAACGTGACGAATTTGGAAAGCATGTTCGGAAGTTCCGCTTTGGAAGATGTGGGCGAACCTCCCGCCTATTATAAAAAAGAAGGAGAAGTTATAAATGATAATTTTGTGTTCGAGTTTGTTCAGAGTTATCTCTCCAACGATTACAAAAAAGATCTCCAGTTCATATTTGAAAAAAATGAAACGGCGGAAAAGTGGCTGCTTAGAGGGATAGACTTGGAACGCGTCAAGGCGAGGAATCAGGCTAGTGCTTCCGAGGATCCGATTCGTAATTTTGTTTTTTCGGGTGTTTTTCTGTTCCAGTTGCTGGTCTATATTATTTTGTGGGATGATGAGGTCCATAATGAAAGGTGTAAACGTACTAATGAAGAACCTTATGAGAATTCCTTTACATACGATAATTTAGTCGCTTTCTTGGAGAATTCGGGCTGGGCGGATTTCGGTCTGGACATCTATAAAGAATTTACCATGGCATATCCTTTGTGTGGATTAGTTCCTGATGGAGTGCATGAAGTTATTGATCGTTATGGCTTGATGAAATCGATGCGCAAAGACTGCACTCATAGATTTACGCTTGCCTGCGTTTTCCTCGCGATGCACGGTGTTTTGCAGACGGAATTGAAAAAACTGGATATACCCGATGATGTGCTTGAACGAATTCTTTGTTTGGCTAGAGGTTATGCCTCAGAAATGTTAAACAGATTGTTTTATCTAGTACAGTTGTAA
- a CDS encoding BspA family leucine-rich repeat surface protein has protein sequence MSEKVIARDREHLKQLIKETIEKEGPNCDLNFIDVSQVKDMSNLFRGTDFNGDISQWDVSKVTDMSYMFDVTSFNGDISKWNVSNVTNMMCMFSCSLFNGDISKWNVSNVTDMTMMFSMSQFDGDISQWNVSNVICMMGMFQQSVFNGDISQWDVSHVKGLMGMFISAPFYGDISNWNVSSETNMENMFYNCPLCKNPPKWYKDKGY, from the coding sequence ATGTCAGAAAAAGTTATTGCCCGCGACCGCGAACACCTGAAACAGCTCATTAAAGAGACCATTGAAAAAGAAGGACCGAACTGCGACCTGAATTTTATTGACGTTTCTCAGGTGAAAGATATGTCGAACTTGTTCCGTGGAACGGATTTCAATGGCGACATTAGCCAGTGGGATGTGTCTAAAGTGACGGATATGAGCTATATGTTCGATGTTACCTCTTTCAATGGCGATATCAGCAAATGGAATGTGTCCAACGTGACGAATATGATGTGCATGTTTTCGTGCTCCCTGTTCAACGGCGATATTAGCAAGTGGAATGTCTCCAATGTGACGGACATGACGATGATGTTTTCGATGTCCCAGTTCGATGGCGACATTAGTCAATGGAATGTTTCCAATGTGATTTGCATGATGGGAATGTTTCAACAGTCCGTTTTCAACGGCGATATTAGTCAGTGGGATGTCTCTCATGTGAAAGGTTTGATGGGGATGTTCATCTCTGCCCCTTTCTACGGTGACATCAGTAATTGGAACGTGTCTAGTGAAACGAATATGGAAAATATGTTTTATAATTGTCCGCTTTGCAAAAATCCGCCAAAGTGGTATAAAGATAAAGGTTATTAG